In Tsuneonella sp. CC-YZS046, the genomic window TCTGGCGAATGTGCGCTACTGCTATCCGACCGCAGACGGCCATATCCTGGTCGGCTTCGTGTCCGATGACGAATTTGCCGGGGTCTGCGGCGTGCTGGGTTGCCCGGAACTGGCCGCCGATCCGCGCTTCGACACCATCGGCAAGCGGTTTGCCAATGCCGCGCAGCTCAACGATCTGGTCGCGCGGCGGCTCTCGCTCCATCCCACCGCGCACTGGCTGCCCTTGCTGGAAGCCGCCGATGCCGTGTTCGCCCCGGTGAACTGGCCGGACCGGATCACGGAGGACCCGCTGATCCGCGACGGCGGCCTGCTGGAGGAGCATCTGCACCCCGTCGCGGGCGCCTACCGCCAGCCGATCCATCCCGCGCGCTTCTCGGAAACCCCGGCCAGCCTGCAAAGGCACGCTCCGGAACTGGACGGAAACAGGGAGGAGATACTGGCGGAATTCCAGATCACGCCCGGCCAGACTCGTTCCGGTTCCGGTTGAAGCGGAACGAGTCAGGAAATTCATTCGTTTTCCGCGATTTCCGAGCCTTGCTGGACCCGGTCGATCCTCAACACCCGCTCATGGCCGCTGCGGTCCGGCCAGATGATCGATTGCCCCTGGCGCAGCCCGATCAGGCCCGCACCTATCGGCGTCAGGATTGATATGCAATTCGCCGCGATGTCCGCATCCTTCGGATAGACCAGCTGGACCGTCCGCTTCGCGCCGCTCGCCTCGTCGCTGAATTCGACGGTGGAGTGCATCGTCACCACATCCGCGCCGATCTTCTGGGCGCTGCATATCCGGGCGCGGGCAATCTCGTCGAGCAGCATCCCGCTCACTTCCGGCAAGCGGTCTTCGACCCCCATCGCAAGGTTGGTCAAGGCATCCGCTTCCGTGTCGATCATATCGATCGGGGGCCGCCGGCGGGCGGTATTTCTGGTCATGATAAGGCTTTCCGGTTGGCAGGGGGCACGGCCCAATCGCCGTGATGCAGTCGAGCGAGAGTTCACCCCGGGCTCGGGGCGTGACGCACCGGAACCCGGGGCTATTTGCCCGCGAGCAGTTGGCCTCCGTGATATCGGAACCGGGAAGGAAGAAGAATATATCCAGCCATCGGCCCGAAGCTGTCACCGAAGCAGGGCCAAGTCAATCGCCGTCCATCCGGCCCTCAGCGCGCGCTGTCCTCGATCGCCTCCATGTCCTCGTCCGAAAGGCCGAAATGATGCCCCACTTCATGCACGACGACATGGGTGATAAGCTCTTCCAGATCTACTCCGGTTTCCGCGCATTCATCCAGCAGAGCCGCGCGGAAAAGCGTGATGACCGGCGGAAACTCGCCCGATTCCCAGATCGACTGGTCACCCACGGGCCGGCCCTGGTAAACCCCGCTCAGTTCCAGCGGATCGTCGATGCCGAGTTCGGCCAGCGTTTCCTCATCCGCAAATTCCTCCACGCGAAAAAGCGCGCCTTTCAAATATGCGCGGAATATTTCGGGCAGCCTTTCGACCGCGCGCAGCGCCAGCCGCTCCATCGCCGCGATGTCGGGCATGTCAGGCAAGGTTTCGTCCATGGCTGGTTAGGGTCGGGACCTATACTTCAAAACCCGGGGCATTGCACCTCTATCCGGGCCATCCGGATCGATCGAAAACTGTCCATCTGGACAATTGCCGGAAGTCTGACCTATCCACGCAAGGCAAGGTGGGGCCGGAAGCGCCGCCCGGCGGGATAGCGCGCCAGGCAGGCCGCGATGGACGAGATGGGAGAGCATGATGGAAGTCGATGTCGTCGTGATAGGTTCTGGCGCGGCCGGTTTGACCACGGCCGTGGTGGCCGCGAATGAGGGCCTGAAAGTCCTCGTGGTGGAAAAGGGCGAGCTGTTCGGCGGTACGACCGCCATTTCGCTGGGGGCGCCGTGGATCATCGCCAACCCCCGACAGAAGGAGATGGGCCTCGAAGACGACGCGGCGGCCGGCGAAACCTATCTGCGCAGCGTCCTCGGCAATCTCTACGATCCGGCGAAGGTCGAGGCCTATATCGCGTCCGGCGCCGAGATGGTCGAATATATGGAAAGCAGGACGCATGTCCGCTGGAAAGGCGTGCCGATGCCGGACTACCTGTCGGAGCACGAAGGCTTTCGCTACGGCAGGACCATGCTGGTGGAAGCGTTCGACGGCAGTGTCCTCGGAGAATACCTGCCGCAGATGCGCGTTCCGCTGCCCGGCTTCGTCGCCTTCGGCAGCATGCAGATCGACATCCTCGAAATCGACCGCTTCAAGCAAACTCTCAAGGGGCTGGACAATTTCCTGTTCGCCGCCGGCCGGGTGCTCCGCTACGGCCTTGATGTGCTGCGCTATGGCCGCGGCTCCTATCTCGCCAATGGCAATGCGCTGGTCGGCCGGCTGCTGCGATCCGCGCTGGATGCGAAGGTCGAGCTGTGGCGCAGCGCGCCGGCTGTCGGCCTGCTCACCGAAGATGGCGCGGTCACCGGGGTGACGGTGGAGCGTGATCGCCAAAGGGTGACGGTGAAGGCGCGGCGCGGCGTGGTGCTGGCCAGCGGCGGCTTCGGGGCGAACGAGGAACTGCGCGGGAAATTCATACCCAGCGCAGATGTGCATGTGTCCGTCCAGCCCGAGGAAAATGCGGGCGACGGCATCCGCCTGGGACAGGAAGCCGGCGGCGCACTGGGTGAGGTCAACCCCCAGAACGGCGTGTGGGCGCCTGTCTCCGTCTTCCGCCGCAAGGACGGGCGCCTGCTGAAATATCCGCATTTCGGGCCGGACCGGGGCAAGCCCGGCTCGATCATCGTGGACGAAAGCGGCAAGCGCTTCGCCAATGAGGCGGCGACCTATCAGGATTTCGTCAATGTCATGCATGAGCGCGGCATCAAGCGCGCCTTCTTCATCGGCAACCGTCAATTCCTGCGCAGCTACGGCATGGGGCTGGCCCTTGCCGCGCCCTATCCGCTCCGCGATCTGGTGTCGCAGGGCTATCTGGTCGAAGCGGCGACGCTGGGCGAGCTGGCCGGGAAGATCGGCGTGCCTGCGGCGGCGCTCGAGGAAACCGTCGCGCAGTTCAATGTCCATGCCGCCAAGGGGGAAGACCCGCAATTCCATCGCGGCGCCAGCGCCTACGACCCGTCGCAGGGGGATTTCACGCATGAGCCGAACCCCAATCTCGCGCCGGTGGGCGAAGGGCCGTATTACGCGATCACTCTGTATCCTGGGGATGTGAGCACTGTCCTCGGCATGAAGACGGATGCCGACGCGCGCGTGCTGGACGCGGGCGGAAACCCCATCCCGGGCCTCTATGCGGTCGGCCTCGATCAGAACACTGTGTTCCGGGGGGTCTATCCCGGTGGCGGCTCCGGCATCGGCCCCGGCATGACCTTCGGTTACAGGGCGGCGCGTCACCTCGCGGGGACCGACCGCTCCGCATAAGGCGGCGATGAACTGCAATCGCGTTCACCCCTCGCCCTGTGCAGACCAAATGCTCAGGGCGAGGGGGCTGACGTTGCCCCGGCTGCATGCTTCGCGGCCCGCTCGCTTCCCTCGCCAAACCATTGATCCATCCCGATTAAACCCCTGATTCCAATCATTTTTTATTGCAATAAAAATCCATCCCTGTTGCCGAAAAGTCACCCTTTCGGCAAAGCTGTGCATGTCTATTTTTTTGGGCTTGAACCGCGCCGCTTGCCTAAACTATTAAATTGGTAAAATTTGAATCAATTCCAACAAGCCGGGTTCGCCCGGCTCGCTTTCAGGAGAGGGAACCATGAGGCACTTCAAGACTCTTGCTCTATATGCAGGCTGCGCAACCACCGCCCTGCTGGGTTCGGCCCTGCCCGCCTTCGCGCAGGACAGCGATACGCAGCGCGGCGCCGGCGAGATCGTCGTCACCGCCACCAAGCGCGAGCAGAGCCTGAACGACGTCGGCATCAGCGTCGCCGCCATCAGCGGCGCCCAGCTCCAAGCACAGCGTGTCGCCGATGTGTCGGACCTCGCCAAGATCACACCCGGCCTGACCTTCGCTCCCACGCCGAACGCCACTCCGGTCTACACCCTGCGCGGCGTCGGCTTCTACGATTCCTCGCTGGCTTCCTATCCGGACGTCAGCCTCTATCTCGATCAGGTGCCGCTGTCGCTTCCGGTCATGTCGTCCAAGACCGCTTTCGACCTTGAGCGCGTCGAAGTCCTGAAAGGCCCGCAAGGCACGCTGTTCGGCAACAACGCCACCGGCGGCGCCATCAACTTCGTGGCCGCGAAGCCGACCAACGATTTCGAAGCCGGCGCGAGTTTCAGCTATGGCCGCTTCAACACCATCGAGACTGATGGCTTCATCAGCGGCCCCATCACCGAAGGCGTCAAGGCTCGCCTTGCGGTGCGCGCGGAGAATGGCGACGGCTGGCAGAAGAGCTATACCCGCGACGACAGCAACGGGAAGCGCGACAATATCGCCGGCCGCCTGCTGATCGATATCGAGCCGACCAGCGACCTGAAGATCTCGCTCAATGTGAACGGCTGGCGCGATCAGGACGATCCGCAGGCGCCGCAGCGGATTGCCTATACCCCCCAGAACGACGTGTCCGGCGCGCCGGTTTCCAACGTGTTCACACCCAGCCCCGGCGGCCCGGTTCCCTTCGCGCAGGCAAGCTACCCGAATGCCCCCCGCAACGCGCGGGCGGCGGACTGGACGCCTGAATACGCGCCGGAGCAGGACAACAAGTTCTGGCAGGCTTCCGGCCGGATCGAC contains:
- the rnk gene encoding nucleoside diphosphate kinase regulator, yielding MTRNTARRRPPIDMIDTEADALTNLAMGVEDRLPEVSGMLLDEIARARICSAQKIGADVVTMHSTVEFSDEASGAKRTVQLVYPKDADIAANCISILTPIGAGLIGLRQGQSIIWPDRSGHERVLRIDRVQQGSEIAENE
- a CDS encoding metallopeptidase family protein, whose translation is MDETLPDMPDIAAMERLALRAVERLPEIFRAYLKGALFRVEEFADEETLAELGIDDPLELSGVYQGRPVGDQSIWESGEFPPVITLFRAALLDECAETGVDLEELITHVVVHEVGHHFGLSDEDMEAIEDSAR
- a CDS encoding FAD-dependent oxidoreductase produces the protein MHARQGGAGSAARRDSAPGRPRWTRWESMMEVDVVVIGSGAAGLTTAVVAANEGLKVLVVEKGELFGGTTAISLGAPWIIANPRQKEMGLEDDAAAGETYLRSVLGNLYDPAKVEAYIASGAEMVEYMESRTHVRWKGVPMPDYLSEHEGFRYGRTMLVEAFDGSVLGEYLPQMRVPLPGFVAFGSMQIDILEIDRFKQTLKGLDNFLFAAGRVLRYGLDVLRYGRGSYLANGNALVGRLLRSALDAKVELWRSAPAVGLLTEDGAVTGVTVERDRQRVTVKARRGVVLASGGFGANEELRGKFIPSADVHVSVQPEENAGDGIRLGQEAGGALGEVNPQNGVWAPVSVFRRKDGRLLKYPHFGPDRGKPGSIIVDESGKRFANEAATYQDFVNVMHERGIKRAFFIGNRQFLRSYGMGLALAAPYPLRDLVSQGYLVEAATLGELAGKIGVPAAALEETVAQFNVHAAKGEDPQFHRGASAYDPSQGDFTHEPNPNLAPVGEGPYYAITLYPGDVSTVLGMKTDADARVLDAGGNPIPGLYAVGLDQNTVFRGVYPGGGSGIGPGMTFGYRAARHLAGTDRSA